GCACACACAGAGAAGGTCTTTATAATGCTGTTGTCACCAATGAGACAATTAAACACTGGCCTGTATCGCCACCTGGTGGACTATACATGTTACACATGAATTGTTGCCCTGTTGCCCATCATGAAGTCTACCCGTGAAACTCAGATAGCACACCATTATATATAGGCTCTGGTGTATATAGGCTCTGGTGGTCAATCCAGGgacatgttcattagggcacacagtAGCAAAATGTTTGGCAAGGGAAAATTGAaactgtttcttattggacaagttcatatTGTACCCCCGTTTCACTCAGTTTTGGACTGTTTTATTTTGTTTCATGCCTAATGAAGACAACTCAGCTCAGTTATAGCCAGATGAAACGGACATATGACTGTGCTGATTGGCTGTGAGGGAGGTAGTGCTGGTAGGTAGAAGGGGTCTTACCGTGGTGGCTGTATAAAGGGCCTGGCCCACCTCTATGACAGCTGGGTCAGTGGTCTGGGTGTCTGCCACCATGGGACTGATctatggggagggaggaggagagcaaTGGTCACACAATGGTGTAAAGCATTAGGAATACAAACACCACCTGTACGCAATGCATTATGGAAGCATTTATAGGAATATGCATTTTACATTGTAGGAGCTAACATGATGTTGTGGATGCTTATAACAAGTCTTAATTGAATCCATGGTCCAACTATTCTGCCCTACCTCGAATTTACACATGTATTTTCGATATTAGTGCATTTAGCAGGGCCTGAAACTAACTTTTCGGTCCAttagccactgtggcaggtagatgaaAAAAATCAAACAGCCATTTTTCCCCCCACAGAATAGGTGGCTGGTACAGTCGACCAACTTACCCGCCAATACCAAAATGTACCCGCATTTGGCAGGTGTTAATTATACGCCCTGATATAGTCAAATGCACTTCTAGTATCTGAGTgactctggataagaacatctgctaaataactaGAATAAAATGTGAAGTCAGTGAGAAGATGATTGTGTTTATTCATGTTGTTATGTCTGTGTTGCCCTCTGACCTCTATGGCCCCAGACTGGGAAGAGTGGAGGTGTGGTCCTCGGGGGTAGATGTCTGTCAGGTGAGGAGGGGGGTTGGGGGTGACCCGCTGGCTGTGTCTGCTCAGGACCTCCCGGTAGTCAAACGCATCAAAGTTGGTCTTCCACATCAGAACCTGGGGgcggtaggtagcctagcggttaagagcgttggaagGTCGTTGGATCCGAAAACtctgtccatgtgcccttgagcaaggcacttaaccctgattgttcctgtaaatcgctctgttAAATGACACATGTAAATGTTGATAGATGTGAGCCATTACGGCAGGGCACCAGCTCATCATTGCAAATAAGATGGGAGCATACAGAGATCTACTACCTGCATTTCTTCAATAAGAACACTGATCAGATTTTGACTTTATGTAGATTATTTTGCtagtgtgccctactgaacatgacccaggttaCAGGTAGGCAGCCATCTGCTTCCCTTCATATCATGAACACACAATTAGTCCACCCACCTGAGCATCACAACCCCCTGAGGCAAAGAGGTCTCCTCCCCTGGAGAAGGCCACAGTCAGGACAGGACCCTAAGagtcaaaacaacaacaaaatcaaacAGAAACTAGACCACTTCAAATCACAGATACTACAATGTAAGAAAATCGACCAGAGACCATGATAGCTCATTGCTTCCCACAAATGTTCATATCATAGAATTTGAATTACTACTACTAAACTagcaattctatttctatggttcagATGGGTATGTCTATAGAAAAGTTTGTGGTCATACGCACATCCTTAAAAATGTAGGTTTTGGGCTAACAAAGAATACATGTGAAGAACAGGAAGGCCTGCACACTGTTTATGCTCCCAATTCACTGACTACGTTTCGATCCAAAATGGATGTTCGTCAGGTCAAACAGACAGTGCTCACATcccaaaatatacacatttcaTCTCACATGATCATTACGCACATGACGCATGGTGGGTGTGGAAACAATTTCATTCACTTTTACGCATAGTCAATCATAATTAAATCAGAGGTACATATGGTCATAAAGGAGTATATAGGGCATCATTACGTGTTCCACAAAAAATGTGGTATACCTGATCAAGTGTTTTTGTGGTCTATGCTATGTATGTAAAACAAAACGAGCGTTGATAACAAGGATAGCAGAACACAGGAGTAATATCAGGACCCTTGACCAGAGAAACCCTGTGGCTGCGCATTTCATGGAGGCTCATCACAACATCAGctctactttttccacattgttacattacagccttattctaaaatggattaaataaataatcctcatctacacacaataccccataatgacaaagcgaaaacaggttttcagacattgaaaattgtccgtagagctccgagacaggattgtgtcgaggcacagatctggggaagggtaccgaaaaatttctgcagcattgaaggtccccaagaacacagcggcctccatcattcttaaatggaagaagtttgagaaccaccaagactcttcctagagctggccaaccggccaaactgagcaatcgggggagaagggccttggtcagagaggtgaccaagaaccagatggtcactgacagagctccagagttcctctgtggagatgggagaaacttccagaaggacaaccgtctctgcggcactccaccattcaggcctttatggtagattggccagacggaagccactcctcagtaaaaggcacatgacagcccgcttggagttggccaaaaggcacctaaaggactctcggaccatgataaacaagattctctggtctgatgaaaccgagattgaactctctggcctgaatgccaagcgtcacgtctggaggaaacctggcaccatccctacagtgaagcatggtggtgacagcgtcatgctgtggggatgtttttcagcgacagggactgggagactagtcaggatcgagggaaagatgaacggagcaaagtacagagagatacttgatgaaaacctgcttcagagcgctcaggacctcagactggggcgaaggttcaccttccaacaggacaatgaccctaagcacacagctaagacaacgcaggagtggcttcgggacaagtctccgaatgtccttgagtggcccagcaagagcccggacttgaacccgatcaaacatctctggagagacctgaaaatagctgtgcagcgacgctccccatccaacctgacagagcttgagaggatctgctgagaagaatgggagaaactccccaaatacaggtgtgccaagcttgtagcgtcatacccaaaaagacttgatgctgtaatcgctgccaaaggtgcttcaacaaagtactgagtaaagggtctgaatacttacgtaaatgtgatatttccgttttttatttgtaatacattggcaaaaatttataaaaacctgttttggctttgtcattatggggtattgtgtgttgattgatgatgggaaaaaactatttcataaattttagaataaggctttaatgtaacaaaatgtgtaaaaagtcaaggggtctgaatacttttcaaagGCACTGTATTGAATCATTGATATCAAATTATTAGAGATACACAagtagttaaaaaaaaaaataggtcACTGTAATTATATCTATGGCCACCGCGCCTCCTGCACGTAATGGTCATATGGGCAGgtattcatttacattacatttacgtcatttagcagacgctcttatccagagcgacttacaaatagataTTCCAACAGTTTCCAACGTaatctctttttttttcttcttttttttactgTTGCCTAGGTTTTTAACTTGGACCCATATGACCATATGTACCTCTGTGATTAATTATGATTGACTATGCGCAAAAGTGAATTGAATGGTTTCCACACCCACCATGCATCATGTGCGTAATGGTCATGTGAGATGAAATGGGTATATTTTGGGATGTGAGCACTCAGTCTGTTTGACCTGACGAAGATCCGTTTCGGATCGAAACGTAGTGAATAAAGCAGTGAATTGGGAGCATAAACAGTGTGCGGGCCTTCCTGTTCTTTTCAGATGgggatgtccacatactgtaGCATAAAGAACAGCCTTAGCGTGGTCCTAAATGTGGCCTAAGCGTTACCTTGTGTCCGTGGAGGGTGTAGATGAGGCGTCCCTCCAGGAGGTCCAGGATCTTCACTGTGCTGTCACTGGAGCCACTGATCAGGTAGTTACCAGATGGGTGGAAGGAAAAGCAATTGATCCCCGCACTGTGGACTGATACCAAAGACCGAGGTTTAGGTGTGCAGAaatccaacctgggctctctaaTATAGTAAGCTTAGTTGCCAGGTGTGTTTCTAATACAGTACACTCAGGCTGGCTAAAATAGAAAAAGATCTGGCAACCAGGCTTTCATTCAGTAGAATTCTTAAGCCTTTTAAAAGCTTGTTACCTTGGTAATGCTGGAGCAGTTTGTTTGTCCGTATGTCCCAGATCTTCAGTGTGTTGTCTGCTCCTGAGGATGCTATACAGGTGCCACTGGTGTTGAAGTCTACAAATGTTGCTGATCTAGGAAGGTGGAGGGAATAGGGTACTACTTATCAAAGGAGTCAATCATCTCAGGTGGGTCCAAACATTAAAAAATGTAATACAACAGCACCACCTAGCGGTCATGTTGAAAAACCTTCACACTGGTTAAACCCCCCTCCCCCTTACAGACATTCATAATGTCAcatcaacattacatttacattttagtcatttagcagacgctcttatccagagcgacttacagttagtgagtgcatacattatttttttacttttcatactgtcccccccgTGGACATGATCTGACTTTATTTTATTACAAATGCCAAATGTGCAAATGAAAAAACAATGACAGGTTTTGTATAGCCTTAATCAAATACACACagaaaataaacaataaatatataaaaataagtaTCTTTCTTACCCTCCATAGTCTGTGAAGCAGTTGATGCACTGTTTGGTGGAGGTGTCCCACAGTCGCACTGTGCGGTCGTCACCACAGGATGCAATCAGACGGCCGTCAGGTGAAAACCTGAATGACAAAATACAAACACAATCTTCGGCCGCAGTAGtgatcttttttttatttttttgaccaGAAAAATAATAttgatacagttacatattgatacagatattatttttgacgatatatcgtatcgttgacaatattgcaatattatttttgagCTAGTTGGATGTACCTGCACAAAAACTCCAGTATTTGTCCTTCATAGCTTGTAATGGCCTTCATGtctgaaagtaatgatggactgtcatttctctttgcttatttgagctgttcttgccataatatggacttggtcttttaccaaatagggctatcttctgtataccacccataccttgtcacaacacacaaCAATCCCAGTGTGGCCACatcacccccccctccccacatACTTTTGATCTGAAATCGCCACCATTTGTCATTTTTGCATTTTGCATTGCATTTTGCATTTTTGCAGATTAAAAGTGTTAGAGCTATCAATATTTATCTTTTAAAAAATTGCTATGACATAGTCAATGAATATACAGTATAGCACAACTTGGATTTCATCCATCTCGTAACCAAATGGTTTAGACCATTTGGAAGTTGATGGACTCCGAGTGAGCCTCTCTTTTTCTCCCGCTTCAACTTTACCCATCTAAAAATGACCATATATACTGATTGTTTcaagcaaaactaccaaaactattgctgatTGTGAATCTGAACAATCAAAATAATATCTAATGTAAGACCCGGTCAGCATTTAGCCTACCTATAGTCAGATGAGAGTTGTCTCCCCACCGGTACCTTAGGCTACTTTTATTAGGGTAAAACACAACTTTCAGCAGCGCATTTGATAAAAAATACCttggttgtcactcaactaataaaggGTCCTCAGCCACCTAAGCCACGGCCTGGACTTCCATGACTCAGACGTGGGCAGTACAGGAGTATCATGGCTAAAACTAACAGACTGGCCAACAGCTtatacccccagaccatcaggatgctgaatagccaccactagtcaactacctgctccccctgtccCCCCACCTGCTCCCCCGGACTTCCTATATTATTACTTTTTTATTGTTTAATTCTCACCAATGTTGGAGCTCGGAgcttaagaatttcactgtacactGCAACTACATTTgcgaccctgtgcatgtgactaaatAAACATCTAAAGCCATTTTACAAACTtttgaatgctgaaggtgacGTGCAGATGTGCCAGATCAGGAATAGGCCGTTGGTCAGCGTGCGAAGCTGCACTCAGCGCGCAATTTGACTAGGCTCCTGATATTGCTTGGGGTTGTTCggcatgcaaaatgacttgtaAATCAATACTGTCAACATAATTGCATGCTTAGTTCAATACTGAAGGAGAGGACACAGTTGTCACAAAATAATAAAgtattttaaaacattttagtgaACCGGAAATTTGTAACGTTTGAATCGATTTTCTGACCGATGCTTGCTACATTTAGATCGGTTTGGGATCCCACAGACCGATGCGCTCACTCATATCTTGAACTGGGGACCGATGCATATCGGTGAATCGTTACAGCCCTACTTTATGGTGTAAACCAaccacaaacacgcacacatacacacagttgtTGGTTCAGTACCTGGCGCAGCGGACCCAGTTGGTGTGCTGGTTGAGTGAGTAGACAAAACGTTGTCTGTGGACACTCCACACCTTGACAGACTTGTCGTCCGACGCCGTCACCAGCCTCTGGCCGTCGTGAGAAAAGTTGACACTGCGTACTGTAGCCGTGTGGGCTTTGAACACCATCGACTCTCCTTTACTGAAAAACAcaggaaagaaagagacaggtgcTCAGAGAGGGAAACGTGGGTAACAAACATCTAACAGCAATGCACTAAGGTGAATCTAGCAGGTAATGTTCAATGTTGTGCGAGGAGACATTAAAGTTAGGTAGGCTAGCTCCAGAATACAATATCTCAGGTTGTTCAAATGTCAATGAAGTTGGATAGTCTAGGCACTAGCTGAAGGGTGTTGTGATCTTAATGACAACTGCCAGAGACTGCATGAATGTGTCGTCTAAAGCCAGGTGCgggtgtggttctctgtagctcagttggtagaacatggctcttgcaacgccaggatagtgagttcgatccccgggataTCAGGTGGTTTTCTCTTCACTCACATGCTGGGCGTCCACAGCCGTACAGTCTTGTCCCGGGACGCAGAGACGACCAGATCTCCTGCAGGGGAGAACTGGATCCCTGTGATGACATCTTTGTGTCCAACAAACCGGAACGCCCTGGCCTTAGGGTTCAGATTCCAAATCATCAGGGTCTTATCTGCAGACCCTGATGCTGAGAGGAACATGGATGGAGACACAATGAACATGATGAGATGAGAATGAATTATATACATTTCCAGATTGTTaaaactagcctggtcccagatctgtttgtgctcttgccaactcatTGCTTTCATTGTGAAGCCAAACATGATAATTGGATAAGGAGTTGGCAAGGGAGCAGAAACAGCTTGGGTAGTAGGCTAATATGATCCAATATGAATTTGTGGTGTATTGTGGATATATACCCAGCTGTTTGTGGTTGGAATTGAAGTCTGAACAGGTGACAGCATCTTTGTGGCCCTTGAAGTGTCGCTCGAGGGTGGGGTCCTCCTGCAATGACGGAGTTCACCACAGGGTCAGGTATGGCTGTCATACCAAAGATGAGAAAACATTGAATACCATACCACTAAAATTGTGTTAGCTAAATGTACAAGTTAGGTTGAGTTTGCATGCTATAGGTTTAGGGAAACTACTTTTGAATGTGACTTCACTTCTTGTCAATGAATTTTCTATGCATTACAGACAATCAGTGTTCTTTCTAAATGTTTGCCAAATTAATTAGCTACTGCAAGTCACTTTTTTGAGTAATTTCACATTAAAGCTCTGGATAAACTCGGCTGTCGGTTGATGACATGACAATACTGTCTATCTAACAACCAAGATgagaaactagctagctagctaaatcctATTAGCTAACTACCGTTCAGCtaatttagctaactagctagcatgcTTATCCGAAGGGCAGTCAAGCTTTAGTTAGCTCGCGCCACCGATATAATCCCAAAGTAAACAGCACATTTACCATAACTGATGCCATTTAATGCATTGATTTCGATAATCCTTAAATTTGCGGTGCATTTGCTTTTTGAAAGATTAGCGGGGAAAGTTGGTGCAACCAACTCATGACTTCCATCTGTCTGTCAAATTACAAAACAGAGAGCACACCCACTTCGTCAGACTTTGCTAGTCGAGTGCGGATACGCTGATCAGCTAATTTTTTATCAAAATACAGACACTAGTTTGGCTCGTTCGGTTAACGTTAATCCATACCGCAGAAGCCTGGGTTAAATCAGTTAAATATGAGTGAAGTTGTTGTTAATTAATTGCTACTAGCAAGAGCTATAATAAGAACTAGCAACTCTAGATTTAGGAGAGAAATGCCGCACATCTACAAGGCCAACAGCCGCAAGAAAAAGAAAGAACCGGGGAGGAGCTAAGCGTATTCTGCTGCTAAGCAACTACATCAAACTATGGAACGGTAGAAACCTACATGGTTAAAACAGCGTCATTGATTGGGTAATGATCGCTCTCGGCTCAATCAGCGCCAAGTTTGTTAAACTTGGAACTTTGTGTTTGGTTATTCTGTATTCCGTTTGAAAATATGTCGACCAAGAGCAGCATCGGCAACACGGAggtaaatatagctagctagctaacacgatTATTTATCGTCCACGTTTTAGAGAGTTTTACATTTAACAGCCCAGGTTGGTGTGTGGCAATGGTACTGTTAGCTATCAAGACATTGTCAAGCCAGCAGTGTTTCTGTTGCGCAGTAACGTTAACCCCTTCTGTTGTGTGTAACGatattagctagctacagtagttgatTGAGGAAAATGTTACATAACTATTTTTGCTATCATAGCTAGCTAGATCTTCAGTCAtcaaattagctagctaacgttagcatgttAGACTTCCTAAACGTGTATTTTtaattagctaacgttaggtcGTTTGCTTTGTTGACTTGACAGACACCCTTCATAAACATGTACTAAACATGGAAGGGTTTGACCACAGATAAAACAAGGAATCTTTGTTATGACTATGACAGAACAGTTCAGCTGCTGTAGTAGAGGACTGCTTTGTCCAGTGGCAGACATTGCTAACTAGAGTTAGCTAGGCCTTTATGCAGGATTTCTCCAGTGATCTCCATGGGTAATGTAATGTGCCTAATGTTTTCTACAGCTTGGTAAAAAAGGAAGTAGCTACCATGACAGCACAGCAAATCACCGTTTTTTTGTGTATTCCCAATCTCACAGTACATGAAAAGGAGAATACCTCAGAACCCCAAATATCAACATGTGAGGACAAGGCTGGACACAGGTATTATTCCACAACTCAGGTTATTCAAGTGTTATAGCCTTGGCTACCAGTGCCAAATGACTCAGCAATGCATCATATTTATTGACATATTTATCAGTATATTGTATTGATGTATATAAAtttagcaaaaaaagaaacgtcctctcactgtcaactgtgtttattttcagcaaacttaacatgtgtaaatatttgtatgaacataagattcaacaactgagacataaacggaacaagttccacagacatgtgactaacataaattgaaaaatgtgtccctgaacaaaggggggggtcaaaagtaacagtcagtatatggtgtggccaccagctgcattaagtactgcagtgcatctcctcctcatggactgcaccagatttgatcttccaccaaggcacctgcaagttcctggacatttctgggggggaatggccctagccctcaccctccgatacaacaggtcccagacgtgctcaatgggattgagatccgggctcttcgctggccatggcagaacactgaccttcctgtcttgcaggaaatcacgcacagaatgagcagtatggctggaggcattgtcatgctggagggtcatgtcaggatgagcctgcaggaagggtaccacatgagggaggaggatgtcttccctgtaacgcacagcgttgagattgcctgcaatgacaacaagctcagtccgatgatgctgtgacacaccgcccctgaccatgacggaccctccacctccaaatcgatcccgctccagagtacaggcctagGTGTAAttctcattccttcgacgataaacgcgaatccgaccatcacccctggtgagacaaaaccgcgactcgtcagtgaagagcactttttgccagtcccgtccagcaacggtgggtttgtgcccataggtgactttgttgccggtgatgtctggtgaggacctgccttacaacaggcctacaagccctcagtccagcctctctcagcctattgcggacagtctgagcactgatggacggattgtgcgttcctggtgtaactcgggcagttgttgttgccatcctgtacctgtcccacaagtgtgatgttcggatgtaccgatcctgtgcaggtgttgttacatgtggtctgccactgcgaggacaatcagctggccgtcctgtctccctgtagcgctgtttaggcgtctcacagtacggacattgcaatttattgccctggccacatctgcagtcctcatgcctccttgcagcatgcctaaggcccgttcacgcagatgagcagggaccctgggcatctttcttttggtgtttttcagagtcagtcaaaaggcctctttagtgtcctaagttttcataactgtgaccttaattgcctaccgtctg
The sequence above is a segment of the Coregonus clupeaformis isolate EN_2021a chromosome 19, ASM2061545v1, whole genome shotgun sequence genome. Coding sequences within it:
- the poc1b gene encoding POC1 centriolar protein homolog B isoform X1, translated to MASVMEDPTLERHFKGHKDAVTCSDFNSNHKQLASGSADKTLMIWNLNPKARAFRFVGHKDVITGIQFSPAGDLVVSASRDKTVRLWTPSIKGESMVFKAHTATVRSVNFSHDGQRLVTASDDKSVKVWSVHRQRFVYSLNQHTNWVRCARFSPDGRLIASCGDDRTVRLWDTSTKQCINCFTDYGGSATFVDFNTSGTCIASSGADNTLKIWDIRTNKLLQHYQVHSAGINCFSFHPSGNYLISGSSDSTVKILDLLEGRLIYTLHGHKGPVLTVAFSRGGDLFASGGCDAQVLMWKTNFDAFDYREVLSRHSQRVTPNPPPHLTDIYPRGPHLHSSQSGAIEISPMVADTQTTDPAVIEVGQALYTATTAVNGHANGLPAQQVASTSLNPNEDCHGSGQGSTSGSQSGRIGGRREVEEEGEQEMTSPLEVRSGLPMNFSSTLQCIVQQLDVLTQTVSVLEERLTLTEDKLKECLFNQSQILLQVRGEEKDRRRESGEEEREGESGSPVASA
- the poc1b gene encoding POC1 centriolar protein homolog B isoform X2, which produces MIWNLNPKARAFRFVGHKDVITGIQFSPAGDLVVSASRDKTVRLWTPSIKGESMVFKAHTATVRSVNFSHDGQRLVTASDDKSVKVWSVHRQRFVYSLNQHTNWVRCARFSPDGRLIASCGDDRTVRLWDTSTKQCINCFTDYGGSATFVDFNTSGTCIASSGADNTLKIWDIRTNKLLQHYQVHSAGINCFSFHPSGNYLISGSSDSTVKILDLLEGRLIYTLHGHKGPVLTVAFSRGGDLFASGGCDAQVLMWKTNFDAFDYREVLSRHSQRVTPNPPPHLTDIYPRGPHLHSSQSGAIEISPMVADTQTTDPAVIEVGQALYTATTAVNGHANGLPAQQVASTSLNPNEDCHGSGQGSTSGSQSGRIGGRREVEEEGEQEMTSPLEVRSGLPMNFSSTLQCIVQQLDVLTQTVSVLEERLTLTEDKLKECLFNQSQILLQVRGEEKDRRRESGEEEREGESGSPVASA